The Acidobacteriota bacterium genome contains the following window.
TCTCGCAGCGTCCGCCCGGCACATTGAACGAGAAATGCGAGGCGTTGTAGCCTTTGGTTTTCGCACCGTTCGTCGCGGCAAAGGTTTCGCGGATCGCGTCGTATGCCTTGATGTACGTCACCGGATTCGAACGCGGTGTACGGCCGATCGGCGATTGGTCGACGAGAATGACGTCATCGACGTAATCCGCCCCTCTGATCTCTTTGACAAAACCAACCGGAGCGTTCCATTCGCCGCGTTTCTTTTTCAGCCCTGCGTATAAAACATCGTGAACCAACGTCGATTTGCCGGAACCGGAAACGCCGGTTATGCAAACAAGCATATCGAGCGGTATCTCGACCGAAACGTCCTTCAAATTATGCTCGCGGGCCCCGATGATCTCGATCTTTCGCTTGGTGACGGTGCGGCGTTTTAGCGGAACCTTGATCTCGGCATCGCCGCGAAGGTATTTTGCCGTGAGCGATGTTTTACTCTTCATCAGAGCCTTAAAATCGCCCTCGAAAACAAGCTCTCCGCCAAATTCTCCCGCCAGCGGGCCGATGTCGACAATGTGATCGGCCGCACGCATCGTTTCTTCGTCATGCTCGACGACGATCAGTGTGTTGCCGATGTCGCGGAGGTTCTCGAGGATCTTGATGAGCCGCGAGTTATCGCGCGGATGCAGGCCGATGCTTGGTTCGTCGAGCACGTAGAGCGTTCCGACGAGCAGGGAACCGAGATTGGTCGCGAGCTGGATGCGTTGGGCTTCGCCGCCGGATAGTGTTGCTGCGAGACGCCCAAGCGTCAGATAATCAAGGCCGACCTCGACGAGGAATTTGAGACGGCGGCGGATCTCGAGCAGCAGTTTATCGGCGATCAATGCCCGCTCAGGCGTCAATTCCAGCTTTTCGAAAAACGTAAAAGCATCGCTGATCGGCATCTCAATGATCTCGGGCAGCGAATGCATGCCGATCTTTACGTCGCGGGCTTCCTGCCGCAGACGCTGTCCGCCGCAATCGGGGCATTTGGTGTAACCGCGGAATTTCGCGAGGAAAACACGGACGTGGAGCTTATATTTCTTGGTTTCGAGGAATTCAAAAAAGCCCTTCAAACCTCGCCAGCCATCGTCGCCGTAGATGATATTGTTCTGCTGATATTCGGGCAGGTCGGCATACGGCGTGTTCATGTCGATCCCGGCGTGGGCTGCGTATTTTACAAGTTCCTTCTGTGCCCATGCGTGTGTTGGCCGCGTAAACGGCTCGATCGCACCTTGCTTTAACGACAACAGCGGATTTGGGATCACCAGCCCGTAATCGATCCCGATCGTATTCCCAAAACCCTGACAAGTCGGGCAGGCTCCGAATGGCGAATTAAAGCTGAACAGGTGCGGTTCGGGCTGTTCGTAACGCGTGCCGTCGTATTTGCACACGAAGCTGTCGGAGAATTTAAGGGGGTGCTTTTTCTCTCCAACGGTCTCGATCACCGCAGCATGACCCTCTCTAAAACATATTTCCAGCGAATCGACTAAACGCTGACGGATATCGGGCGAGGCCGTAAGGCGATCGACGAGGGCAAACGTGTTGTCGAAATCGTTAAAGGAATAATCCTCCGGTTTTTGGAGTTCTATGATCTCGCCGCTGCGGAATAACCGCGTGATACCCTGCTGCATCAACGCGATCACCATCGCCGCAGTGCTGAGCGCCTTTTCTGTCGATTTTACTTTTGGCTTGCGGGCGGCACGAACGACTTCGCGTGAGATCTCGTCCTGGATAGGGAAGAGAACGTAAAACCTCGTTCCTTCGGCGAGTTCGGCAATGATCTCGTCTGCCGCCGATTCCGGCGAATCCTTTTTCACCTCGCGGCCGCATTTGTTACAGATGGTCGTCCCCGCCCGGGCGAAGAGCAGCCGCAGGTAATCGTATATCTCGGTCTGTGTTGCCACGGTGGAGCGTGGATTCTTGGTCGTATTCTTCTGCCGTATCGCAATCGCCGGAGCGATGCCCAGGATCTCATCGACATCCGGCTTATCCATCCGTTCGAGAAACTGACGTGCGTAAGCCGAGAGCGATTCGACGTATCGGCGTTGCCCCTCGGCGTACAGAGTGTCGAACGCAAGCGAAGACTTGCCCGAACCCGAAACGCCGGTAACGACCGTCAGTTTATTGAGCGGCAGCGAGACCGTAATATTTTTAAGATTATGAACGCGGGCTCCGCGAACGATGATCTGTTCTTCTTCTATCTGTTTAGCAGCCTGCATAGTTCAGTTCCCGGAGCTGTGGGCAAATAAATATCTTAACATTCCGCAATTCTTGTTCAAAAAAGAATCGATCAACCAGTATTTGCTCGAAGGCCCGGCAAAAGGCTGTTTGCATGTGTCAATAACTGTATTATACATGCAACGTTACGGAATAACCCAGCTTCGATCCCGCATATTAGCTTTATGAAATACTTTATGTTGATCGTACTCATAACAGTTTGCAGCATTTCGACTGCTTGGTTTTTTGCCGGCAATGGTGAGAATAGCGGCGTGGAAACCGTAGAGGCAGGATCGAATGTCTCGCACCACACGGGAGCCAGACGTCCTGTCCTCGCCGAGCTTTTTACTTCCGAAGGCTGCTCAAGCTGTCCGCCGGCTGATCGGTTGTTGACGAAGTTGCAGCAGGACGGGAATGATCATGTGGTCACGCTTTCCTTTCACGTCGACTATTGGAATTACCTGGGC
Protein-coding sequences here:
- the uvrA gene encoding excinuclease ABC subunit UvrA, giving the protein MQAAKQIEEEQIIVRGARVHNLKNITVSLPLNKLTVVTGVSGSGKSSLAFDTLYAEGQRRYVESLSAYARQFLERMDKPDVDEILGIAPAIAIRQKNTTKNPRSTVATQTEIYDYLRLLFARAGTTICNKCGREVKKDSPESAADEIIAELAEGTRFYVLFPIQDEISREVVRAARKPKVKSTEKALSTAAMVIALMQQGITRLFRSGEIIELQKPEDYSFNDFDNTFALVDRLTASPDIRQRLVDSLEICFREGHAAVIETVGEKKHPLKFSDSFVCKYDGTRYEQPEPHLFSFNSPFGACPTCQGFGNTIGIDYGLVIPNPLLSLKQGAIEPFTRPTHAWAQKELVKYAAHAGIDMNTPYADLPEYQQNNIIYGDDGWRGLKGFFEFLETKKYKLHVRVFLAKFRGYTKCPDCGGQRLRQEARDVKIGMHSLPEIIEMPISDAFTFFEKLELTPERALIADKLLLEIRRRLKFLVEVGLDYLTLGRLAATLSGGEAQRIQLATNLGSLLVGTLYVLDEPSIGLHPRDNSRLIKILENLRDIGNTLIVVEHDEETMRAADHIVDIGPLAGEFGGELVFEGDFKALMKSKTSLTAKYLRGDAEIKVPLKRRTVTKRKIEIIGAREHNLKDVSVEIPLDMLVCITGVSGSGKSTLVHDVLYAGLKKKRGEWNAPVGFVKEIRGADYVDDVILVDQSPIGRTPRSNPVTYIKAYDAIRETFAATNGAKTKGYNASHFSFNVPGGRCEICQGSGTVTIEMQFLADVELTCEDCRGMRFKQEVLDIKYKGKNIHEALQLTIREAIVFFKDVPKLTSKLKVLDSVGLGYLRLGQSATTLSGGEAQRVKLASHLAQKTTSETLFIFDEPTTGLHFEDINKLLSAFRALIDNGGSILVIEHNMDVIKTADHIIDLGPEGGFGGGRILATGTPEAVAKVDDSFTGRYLKTYLK